The SAR324 cluster bacterium genome window below encodes:
- a CDS encoding TrkH family potassium uptake protein: MIDTPNTRKTFCQITGKLHLLFSLFLLFPLPWCFYYEWNPDIGLLFLQISGVVAVIGVVLRYYGRDAPNIILPRDSLFIVGYSWLALVVTGALPYWKSNYIPGFVDAIFESVSGFTTTGASIMTDVEILPDAIQFWRGLTQWIGGMGIIVLFVSVFPNLSLGAKTLFKRESSQLRSDPTEPVIRDAARSMCLTYMVLTILQILLLRGAGMSVLDAMIHTFASISTGGFSSRNASVGAFQSPFIEGIIIVFMYLGSINFGLYYDLVHGKWRRVLKDAELRFFLSVGLIFTGLSTLSLWFHSGFNFLKALRSSAFQISTILTTTGFASDDYEKYPFGPQALIFLCMLMGGMAGSTAGGIKQFRIFLLFKIIVNHIHLSFRPSLVTKLRVGDTVIQDNLLQSVLGFFCVYAVTLAIGFVCLAFSGQDLLTSLTAVMTCAAAAGPGFGMVGPTDNFAALNDFATVVLSVVMLLGRLEFFVLLAFFHPRFWRR; this comes from the coding sequence ATGATTGATACCCCCAATACCCGAAAAACTTTTTGCCAGATCACCGGTAAACTCCATTTGCTATTTTCATTATTCTTGCTGTTCCCCTTGCCTTGGTGCTTCTATTATGAATGGAATCCGGACATCGGACTGCTGTTCCTCCAAATTTCCGGGGTGGTAGCGGTCATTGGCGTTGTCCTGCGATATTACGGCAGGGACGCGCCGAACATAATATTGCCGCGTGATTCCTTATTCATCGTGGGCTATTCCTGGCTGGCGTTAGTGGTGACTGGCGCGTTGCCGTATTGGAAAAGCAATTACATTCCCGGTTTTGTGGATGCGATCTTTGAATCCGTTTCCGGTTTTACCACCACCGGAGCGTCCATCATGACGGACGTGGAGATCCTGCCGGATGCCATCCAATTCTGGAGAGGGTTGACCCAATGGATCGGTGGGATGGGAATTATCGTGTTATTCGTGAGTGTGTTTCCCAATTTGAGTTTGGGAGCCAAAACCTTGTTCAAACGAGAATCCAGTCAATTGCGTTCCGATCCGACAGAGCCTGTGATTCGCGACGCGGCCAGGAGCATGTGTTTGACTTACATGGTGTTGACAATCCTCCAGATTCTCCTGTTGCGGGGGGCGGGAATGTCTGTTCTGGACGCCATGATCCATACGTTCGCCAGTATTTCCACCGGGGGTTTCTCCAGCAGAAATGCCAGCGTCGGTGCTTTTCAGTCTCCGTTCATCGAAGGGATCATTATCGTTTTCATGTACTTGGGTTCGATCAATTTCGGCTTATATTATGACTTGGTTCATGGCAAATGGCGACGGGTCCTCAAAGATGCGGAATTGCGGTTTTTTCTAAGCGTGGGTTTGATTTTCACGGGTCTCTCCACGCTTTCGTTGTGGTTTCATTCCGGTTTCAATTTTCTGAAAGCCTTGCGATCCTCCGCTTTTCAAATCAGCACCATTCTCACCACGACCGGCTTTGCCTCGGACGATTATGAAAAATATCCGTTTGGCCCACAGGCTCTTATTTTTCTGTGCATGTTGATGGGCGGGATGGCGGGTTCCACGGCGGGAGGCATCAAACAATTTCGCATTTTTTTACTGTTCAAAATCATTGTGAATCACATTCACCTCAGTTTTCGTCCGTCCCTGGTGACCAAACTGCGTGTGGGCGACACGGTCATTCAGGATAACCTGTTACAGTCGGTATTGGGCTTTTTCTGTGTCTATGCCGTGACACTGGCAATCGGATTTGTATGCCTGGCCTTCAGTGGACAAGATCTGCTGACATCCCTGACGGCGGTGATGACCTGCGCGGCGGCCGCGGGTCCGGGTTTTGGGATGGTGGGTCCCACGGATAACTTCGCGGCCCTGAATGATTTTGCCACAGTGGTGTTATCGGTGGTCATGCTGTTGGGACGTCTGGAATTTTTTGTGCTGTTGGCATTTTTCCATCCGAGATTCTGGAGACGATAA
- a CDS encoding winged helix-turn-helix domain-containing protein yields MLAEDREHAYSKVTVPQHHYLRVYVAQLRSKIEVDANNPALLITEPGIGYRLLLLEEQTP; encoded by the coding sequence ATTTTAGCAGAGGATCGGGAACATGCATACTCTAAAGTGACTGTACCACAACATCATTATCTGCGGGTGTATGTCGCCCAACTCAGGAGCAAAATCGAAGTCGATGCCAACAATCCCGCTCTGCTGATCACCGAACCGGGAATCGGTTATCGGCTACTCCTCCTTGAGGAACAAACGCCATGA
- a CDS encoding VWA domain-containing protein — protein sequence MKNRLIMAGLICGLTLSGCNAESLGTYTDTGRHSDQSGQALDEKNEVLPDAETNIPESEAVNSASGLKAEDFSKDYVSIAPDNIRETLKNTREFYNNFDSGFLGRQPTLTSVSDLGTCNPFVETMSFIDAGNGFYERFSADKNIEACLNQARDIETMRYVSSVHGFFQKTRFLDTEGSPVNLTTQTDLGTFPRAEALSRFYSKTVIHHITSATGETLEDLTELRQLTSASSSPDQVCVLNPGQTQMDCVRYTQKTTTQAGSILRDETTVSSFVSSNLTVSATGTYFTQGSIEFRLNNWTGTMTYSDDPETPPSFTVTNGSLTVTGKLGELNVKSLGNGQSFFAPGDMNLSDKVTGNFSGLTMNTGEQSDVVGFLALVGASSGETTGSAVYQRMITDIQSLTTVISQLQAVSVFDNGNTVRGSYSLSSRTLLNPTTLSNELLKKIGVTSGNQVQNLPYSPLNSLDYQTFRFELAVQYNSATEVIVIVNLVANENYTTYQAMVDSTVSVNNLVNEEVARVSQKDTFTVAATASVADFLMVIDNSGSMSDEQTALAENATSFFDKLQSAGLDFRIGVITTDSSTLRHTGFTNDKTAFQTAVQAGIGGSGTESAIYFAEQALLDTGSVVKAGYPRAGASLSIIMLSDESDQYSSYAGKAFDFDSNVFLTKSYKVYVIVADSGSSTTGYIKLASKTGGSFGNIYQSSYAATLDVIVQNAGGANYTLSHTPIASTLEVKVNGSVVPISNTNGFLYNGSANTIAFFGTAIPAAGATMEVRYQYVSR from the coding sequence ATGAAAAACCGTTTAATCATGGCGGGTTTGATCTGTGGATTGACACTGTCGGGGTGTAACGCGGAAAGCCTGGGAACCTATACGGACACAGGACGGCATTCTGATCAGAGCGGTCAAGCTTTGGATGAAAAGAACGAGGTCTTGCCTGACGCGGAAACCAACATTCCGGAATCTGAGGCAGTCAATTCGGCCTCAGGGCTGAAAGCCGAGGATTTTTCCAAGGATTATGTTTCGATTGCTCCGGATAACATTCGGGAAACCCTGAAAAATACCAGGGAATTTTATAACAACTTCGATTCCGGTTTTCTGGGAAGACAGCCCACACTCACCAGTGTTTCAGATCTGGGAACGTGCAATCCTTTTGTGGAAACCATGAGTTTTATTGACGCAGGCAACGGCTTTTATGAACGTTTCAGCGCAGACAAGAATATCGAAGCTTGTCTTAACCAGGCACGAGATATTGAAACCATGCGTTATGTGAGTTCTGTTCATGGTTTTTTTCAGAAAACCCGGTTTTTGGATACGGAGGGATCTCCCGTCAATTTAACAACGCAGACAGACCTCGGTACTTTTCCCAGAGCAGAGGCCTTGAGCCGTTTTTACAGCAAAACAGTGATTCATCATATCACCTCCGCTACGGGCGAAACCCTGGAAGACCTCACCGAACTCAGACAATTGACCTCCGCATCGTCTAGTCCGGACCAAGTATGTGTACTCAATCCGGGTCAGACACAGATGGATTGTGTTCGCTATACGCAAAAAACAACAACCCAGGCAGGCAGTATCCTCAGGGATGAGACAACCGTTTCGTCCTTTGTTTCCAGCAATCTGACCGTTTCGGCGACGGGAACCTATTTCACTCAAGGTTCCATCGAATTCAGACTGAACAACTGGACCGGCACCATGACGTATTCCGACGATCCGGAAACACCGCCTTCGTTCACCGTAACCAATGGATCATTGACCGTGACAGGGAAACTGGGTGAACTGAACGTCAAAAGCCTGGGCAATGGCCAGAGTTTTTTTGCGCCTGGAGACATGAATCTGTCGGATAAAGTCACCGGAAATTTCAGCGGATTGACGATGAATACAGGAGAACAAAGTGACGTGGTGGGGTTTCTTGCCCTGGTTGGAGCGAGTTCCGGGGAAACCACCGGTAGCGCTGTGTACCAGCGGATGATTACCGATATTCAGTCATTGACCACCGTCATTTCTCAATTACAGGCGGTATCGGTGTTTGATAACGGCAATACCGTTCGTGGCAGTTACTCACTGAGTAGCCGGACCTTGCTGAATCCCACCACACTGTCCAATGAACTGCTGAAGAAAATCGGGGTGACTTCCGGAAACCAGGTCCAGAATCTGCCATATTCACCACTGAACAGTCTGGATTATCAGACGTTCCGGTTTGAACTGGCGGTTCAATACAATTCTGCGACAGAAGTCATTGTGATTGTCAATTTGGTCGCGAATGAAAATTATACCACTTATCAAGCGATGGTGGATTCCACTGTGAGCGTGAACAATCTGGTGAATGAGGAAGTAGCGCGGGTCAGTCAGAAAGACACTTTCACGGTAGCCGCCACAGCCAGTGTTGCGGATTTTTTGATGGTCATTGACAACTCAGGCAGCATGTCCGATGAGCAAACCGCACTGGCCGAGAATGCCACCAGTTTTTTTGACAAGTTGCAAAGCGCGGGGCTTGATTTCAGAATCGGTGTCATTACTACGGACAGTTCCACTTTACGCCATACAGGGTTTACCAACGATAAAACCGCGTTTCAGACAGCGGTTCAGGCGGGAATCGGCGGATCAGGCACGGAATCCGCAATTTACTTTGCCGAACAGGCACTTCTGGATACCGGCAGTGTGGTCAAGGCCGGATATCCTCGCGCAGGAGCCAGCCTTTCCATTATCATGCTCAGTGATGAATCGGATCAGTACAGTTCTTATGCTGGCAAAGCTTTTGATTTTGATTCAAATGTATTTCTGACCAAGAGCTACAAAGTTTATGTGATTGTCGCGGATTCCGGGTCCTCAACCACAGGCTATATCAAACTGGCCAGTAAAACCGGCGGTAGTTTTGGAAACATCTATCAGTCCAGCTATGCCGCAACCCTGGATGTGATTGTCCAGAATGCGGGTGGTGCCAATTACACTTTGAGCCACACTCCAATTGCGTCCACTCTGGAAGTGAAGGTCAACGGATCCGTGGTCCCCATCAGCAACACCAATGGATTTTTGTATAACGGTTCTGCGAACACCATTGCCTTTTTTGGAACAGCTATTCCAGCCGCAGGCGCGACGATGGAGGTCAGGTACCAGTATGTCTCCAGGTAA
- a CDS encoding adenylate/guanylate cyclase domain-containing protein — MSPGKRRIVPRLLSLNVLMIVGVLYVLQPRFLTFMDKKSVDLLITGQSNPPQANVPVFIAAVDSKSIDAFGRWPWTRSRMATLIQELTDYYQVKTIGLDMVFSEPETVLPEQNRNVNGMLEKYSAKDQALLRNFLQTLSMNSADIQLAQSIQQGNVTLGYFFFLSSQRYQVDQATLKTLKKRGVPESLLQAMAPLQLYRRMTLEEFDQLLNQKLTEEDLAQFQSMILEESTHAPWDYLTPEQQRQAQLTLQGNSFNLVSGVRHLNSVPLMRGDAVEPNISRIHTAGKEIGFLNAFPDGEDGVIRRAHLVMRYGELLYPSLPLQLLKTFRDEPSMQVMLRENRMIELRMGSHVFPTDADGAILLNFRGPRGTFATFSVVDIMEHRVPKEFLTDKIALVGITEAGLLDIYNTPVGNMFPGVEIHATVLENLMHQAYLKISPWQDVILLSAILGVGVLLSWLSHALIYPWFSVVSSLLLLSAFATHYYVVIHLQTWMSILYPFLLIFGIWVVNTVYRLILIDLARKQARQRIIETKNVFQLFVPPQFLDRISKGRFEALQHGIARQSPVSVMFSDIRSFTTISENLSHLELFQLLNEYMRHMIPEIQRQGGFIDKFIGDAIMALFDEESCKNAYGAESSILAAIEMVKALDLFNEKRKAAFQPPILSGIGINSGTVTMGTLGNESRMESTVIGDAVNLASRLEGLTKTFGSRILISESTWKQLPDPDRFQIREVGYVSVKGKKKPTTLYEVFDADPEWVRNKKAKSWPWLLKGMGFYHHRRFDDAVEALKTATAIFSEDVVIQQYLHLALEYQKNPPGENWDSQIVMTHK; from the coding sequence ATGTCTCCAGGTAAACGCCGTATCGTACCCCGGCTGTTATCTTTGAATGTTCTGATGATCGTAGGAGTGCTGTATGTTCTGCAGCCCCGTTTTCTGACGTTCATGGATAAAAAAAGCGTGGATTTGCTGATCACCGGGCAAAGCAATCCACCTCAGGCCAATGTACCCGTATTCATTGCCGCAGTGGATTCCAAAAGCATCGACGCCTTTGGCCGCTGGCCCTGGACTCGCTCCCGGATGGCGACATTAATTCAGGAATTGACCGATTATTATCAGGTCAAAACAATTGGACTGGATATGGTTTTTTCGGAACCTGAAACCGTATTACCGGAGCAAAATCGGAATGTGAATGGAATGCTTGAGAAATACTCCGCCAAGGATCAGGCATTGCTCAGAAATTTTCTCCAAACCCTCTCCATGAATTCAGCGGATATCCAATTGGCACAGTCAATTCAACAGGGGAATGTCACGCTGGGGTATTTCTTTTTTCTGTCCAGTCAACGATACCAAGTGGATCAGGCCACCCTCAAGACTTTGAAAAAACGGGGTGTCCCGGAATCCTTGCTACAAGCGATGGCACCTTTGCAGCTTTACCGGCGGATGACCCTGGAGGAATTTGATCAACTGTTGAATCAAAAATTGACTGAAGAAGATCTGGCCCAATTTCAAAGCATGATTCTGGAAGAAAGCACTCATGCTCCCTGGGATTATCTCACTCCGGAACAACAGCGTCAGGCTCAATTGACCTTGCAGGGCAACTCCTTCAATCTGGTCAGTGGGGTTCGGCATCTCAATTCAGTACCGTTGATGCGAGGGGATGCGGTGGAACCCAATATCTCACGGATTCATACCGCAGGAAAAGAAATTGGTTTTTTGAACGCTTTTCCCGACGGGGAAGATGGTGTCATCCGACGGGCACACCTGGTGATGCGTTATGGGGAATTGCTGTATCCGTCCCTGCCGCTACAACTGCTTAAAACTTTTCGGGATGAACCCTCAATGCAGGTCATGTTGAGAGAAAACCGCATGATAGAATTACGCATGGGATCGCATGTGTTCCCAACCGATGCGGATGGCGCCATTCTGTTGAACTTTCGGGGTCCCCGTGGAACCTTTGCCACGTTTTCCGTGGTAGACATCATGGAACATCGGGTTCCCAAGGAGTTTCTGACCGATAAAATCGCGCTGGTCGGCATCACGGAAGCCGGTTTGCTGGATATTTACAACACGCCCGTGGGAAATATGTTTCCGGGCGTGGAAATCCATGCCACCGTGCTGGAAAACCTGATGCACCAGGCCTATCTGAAAATATCTCCCTGGCAGGACGTGATCCTGTTGAGCGCCATCCTGGGGGTCGGAGTGTTGTTGAGTTGGCTGTCTCACGCACTGATTTATCCTTGGTTCAGCGTGGTTTCCAGTCTACTGCTTCTGAGTGCGTTTGCCACGCATTATTACGTGGTGATTCACCTTCAGACCTGGATGAGTATCCTGTATCCGTTTCTGCTGATTTTTGGGATTTGGGTGGTCAACACTGTGTATCGGCTGATTCTGATTGATCTGGCCAGAAAACAAGCTCGTCAACGCATTATTGAAACCAAAAATGTGTTTCAACTTTTCGTGCCGCCCCAGTTTCTGGACCGTATTTCCAAGGGCCGCTTTGAAGCCCTCCAGCATGGAATTGCCAGGCAGTCGCCTGTGTCAGTGATGTTTTCCGACATTCGATCCTTTACCACGATTTCTGAAAATCTTTCTCATCTGGAACTCTTTCAACTGCTGAATGAGTATATGCGCCACATGATTCCTGAAATTCAGCGGCAGGGCGGCTTCATCGACAAATTTATCGGGGATGCCATCATGGCGCTGTTTGATGAGGAAAGCTGTAAGAATGCTTATGGCGCAGAATCGTCCATTCTGGCGGCCATAGAAATGGTCAAAGCGCTGGACTTGTTCAATGAAAAACGCAAAGCCGCGTTTCAACCCCCGATCCTGTCAGGAATCGGGATCAATTCCGGCACAGTCACCATGGGCACCCTGGGCAACGAATCACGAATGGAATCGACGGTGATCGGCGATGCGGTGAATCTGGCCTCCCGTCTGGAGGGACTGACCAAAACGTTTGGCTCCCGGATTCTGATCAGTGAATCCACCTGGAAACAACTACCCGATCCGGATCGGTTTCAAATCCGCGAAGTGGGCTATGTCAGTGTGAAGGGGAAAAAGAAACCCACCACGCTGTATGAAGTATTTGATGCGGACCCGGAATGGGTACGTAACAAAAAAGCAAAATCCTGGCCCTGGCTGTTGAAGGGCATGGGCTTTTATCATCACCGCCGTTTTGACGATGCCGTGGAAGCATTGAAAACCGCGACTGCGATTTTTTCGGAAGACGTGGTCATTCAGCAATACCTGCACCTGGCGCTGGAATATCAGAAAAATCCGCCGGGTGAAAATTGGGATAGTCAAATCGTTATGACACACAAGTGA
- a CDS encoding FecR domain-containing protein gives MKHLIIPVLIWLVAPLLYAQDGVLILLKGYLQHTHAGSDQVYRVGDDSPSVEVRVFEGDEIQTGENTEVELKLRQDSEKMTLYANTYLKISRIDEQETLLNLWIGKAKFLVESVVDQFSGIMRFKVQTGVAFLGVKGTEFFVETNKTGTSLLTLSGVVLFANRTNLEDLVEVTQNHVSKVIQNRPPTPPGKISDARKERILNGDSKSWGSAVQETERMDQGLKDSSQETLEALQEDQTLELELLKEKQVKIQVEFQ, from the coding sequence ATGAAGCATCTTATCATTCCTGTTTTGATTTGGTTGGTGGCGCCCTTGCTTTACGCTCAGGATGGTGTCCTGATTTTGCTGAAAGGATATTTACAACACACCCATGCAGGTTCCGACCAGGTTTACCGGGTGGGTGACGATTCACCTTCTGTTGAGGTCCGTGTTTTCGAAGGGGATGAAATCCAAACCGGAGAAAACACCGAGGTAGAACTCAAGCTACGTCAGGACAGTGAAAAAATGACACTCTATGCCAACACCTATCTTAAAATCAGCCGGATTGATGAACAGGAAACCTTACTGAATCTGTGGATCGGCAAGGCAAAATTTCTGGTAGAATCCGTAGTGGATCAATTTTCAGGAATCATGCGTTTCAAGGTGCAGACCGGAGTGGCATTCCTGGGAGTCAAGGGAACAGAGTTTTTTGTGGAAACCAATAAAACCGGAACTTCGCTGTTGACGCTTTCCGGAGTGGTGCTATTCGCCAACCGGACTAACCTGGAAGACCTGGTAGAAGTCACTCAGAACCATGTGTCCAAAGTTATCCAGAATCGACCTCCTACGCCTCCCGGTAAAATCAGTGACGCCAGGAAAGAACGCATTCTCAATGGCGACAGTAAAAGCTGGGGTAGTGCCGTACAGGAAACGGAACGCATGGATCAAGGCTTGAAGGATTCGTCACAGGAAACCCTCGAAGCCTTGCAGGAAGACCAAACGCTGGAACTGGAATTGTTGAAAGAAAAACAGGTGAAAATTCAGGTTGAATTTCAGTAG
- a CDS encoding HEAT repeat domain-containing protein, whose protein sequence is MLRKLSLLCGIALVMALAACSSLDKAEQLYQQGEKDKATDIAIGFLDSSDKGERTRAADLLGKIGGDKAGKALTEKIDDPDPEVQATIIVNVGKTGYTPASAKLVKMVPDARGEIFEAVGKAIRQLGDPAISLLVEDFHAPSKKASQDQIKKMLVYIGPDVTESIARSMKNKSYFENKANFDILIEIRNPAVASMMLPYIEDDEVAHLVVEGLTKLGSMAVDPVMEKLRIVSQASGNAALKERLVKVLGQIKDPRATTILEPMSQDESDLVRQAVDRALYQIRGF, encoded by the coding sequence ATGTTACGAAAATTATCTTTATTGTGCGGAATCGCTTTGGTGATGGCCCTGGCCGCATGTTCCAGCCTGGATAAGGCAGAACAATTGTATCAGCAGGGAGAAAAAGACAAAGCCACAGATATAGCGATTGGTTTTCTGGACAGCAGTGATAAAGGTGAGCGAACCCGTGCTGCGGATTTGTTGGGAAAAATTGGAGGTGATAAAGCCGGTAAGGCTCTGACCGAAAAAATAGATGACCCTGATCCGGAAGTACAGGCAACCATCATTGTGAATGTTGGAAAAACCGGCTATACCCCGGCTTCGGCAAAGCTGGTTAAAATGGTTCCTGATGCCCGCGGAGAAATTTTTGAAGCAGTGGGTAAAGCCATTCGGCAACTGGGTGATCCGGCAATCAGTCTGCTGGTGGAAGATTTCCATGCGCCCAGCAAAAAGGCCTCTCAGGATCAGATCAAAAAAATGCTGGTTTATATTGGGCCAGACGTGACAGAATCCATTGCCCGATCCATGAAGAACAAATCCTATTTTGAGAATAAAGCTAATTTTGATATCCTGATCGAGATCCGGAATCCAGCAGTTGCCTCAATGATGCTTCCCTATATTGAAGATGATGAAGTGGCGCATCTGGTGGTGGAAGGTCTGACAAAACTGGGTAGCATGGCCGTGGACCCGGTGATGGAAAAATTGCGAATAGTGTCTCAAGCTTCAGGGAATGCCGCTCTGAAAGAACGACTTGTGAAAGTTTTGGGGCAAATCAAGGATCCTCGTGCAACCACGATCCTTGAACCCATGAGTCAGGATGAAAGTGATCTCGTTCGCCAGGCTGTCGATCGTGCACTTTACCAGATTCGGGGATTCTGA